One region of Sphingomonas kaistensis genomic DNA includes:
- a CDS encoding DUF817 domain-containing protein, with the protein MSSPPSRFGWVRLRLEAASVGSRPRRLLFEFLLFGLKQGWACLFGGAMLALLLATHLFYPPGAPIARYDFLTLCGLAIQAAMLAFRLESWGEARVILAFHLAGTVMELFKTAHGSWLYPEPALLKIGAVPLFSGFMYAAVGSYIARIWRIFHFRFDHYPPQWTAAVLAAVIYVNFFAHHWLPDIRIGLFAVTAALFWRTRVRFTAYRQERSMPLLLGWALVALFIWFAENIGTFSNAWLYPQQRSGWSMVSPAKFGSWYLLMILSFVLVSSVQRKRLTLPGTPARNYPSGGR; encoded by the coding sequence TTGAGTTCACCGCCCAGCCGGTTCGGATGGGTCCGCCTGCGGCTGGAGGCGGCCAGCGTCGGTTCGCGGCCCAGGCGGCTGTTGTTCGAGTTTCTGTTGTTCGGCCTCAAGCAGGGCTGGGCGTGCCTGTTCGGCGGCGCGATGCTGGCGCTGCTGCTTGCGACGCACCTGTTCTACCCGCCCGGCGCGCCCATCGCGCGCTACGACTTCCTGACGCTCTGCGGGTTGGCCATCCAGGCCGCGATGCTGGCGTTCCGCCTCGAAAGCTGGGGCGAAGCCAGGGTCATCCTCGCCTTTCACCTCGCCGGCACGGTGATGGAATTGTTCAAGACCGCACACGGCTCGTGGCTCTATCCGGAGCCGGCCCTGCTCAAGATCGGCGCGGTGCCGCTTTTTTCGGGATTCATGTACGCCGCGGTGGGAAGCTACATCGCCCGGATCTGGCGCATCTTCCACTTCCGGTTCGACCATTACCCACCACAATGGACTGCGGCGGTCCTTGCCGCCGTGATCTATGTGAACTTCTTCGCCCACCACTGGCTGCCCGACATCCGGATCGGCCTGTTTGCCGTGACCGCCGCACTTTTCTGGCGGACGAGGGTGAGGTTCACGGCCTACCGGCAGGAGCGGTCGATGCCGCTCCTTCTCGGCTGGGCGCTGGTCGCCCTGTTCATCTGGTTCGCCGAGAACATCGGCACCTTTTCCAACGCCTGGCTCTATCCCCAGCAGCGGTCGGGCTGGAGCATGGTCAGCCCGGCCAAGTTCGGAAGCTGGTACCTGCTGATGATCCTGTCGTTCGTGCTGGTCAGCAGCGTCCAGCGCAAGCGGCTCACTCTTCCCGGTACGCCAGCTCGAAATTACCCCAGCGGCGGCCGTTGA
- a CDS encoding peroxide stress protein YaaA translates to MIILLSPAKTLDFATPFEEEATTPRFEREAASIARAAAKLGPADLAGLMHISDKLAELNATRFKTFRKAEQRPAIRAFAGDVYRGFDAASADEETIAFAQDHLRILSGLYGVLRPLDAMRPYRLEMGTGWSPSGGKLVEHWGRKVARAVLDDLKSDCSGLLMNLASNEYFAVVQPFLPRKGVTLVSPDFRVRTAKGLQFQSFTAKVARGTMARWLCEERIADREAVEGFNRDGWKHAAEGSTAARPLFVRD, encoded by the coding sequence GTGATCATCCTCCTTTCCCCCGCCAAGACCCTCGATTTCGCCACTCCCTTCGAGGAGGAGGCGACCACGCCGCGCTTTGAACGCGAGGCGGCCAGCATCGCGCGCGCTGCCGCGAAGCTCGGTCCGGCCGACCTGGCGGGGCTGATGCACATCTCCGACAAGCTCGCAGAGCTCAACGCCACGCGCTTCAAGACCTTCCGCAAGGCCGAGCAGCGGCCCGCGATCCGCGCCTTCGCCGGCGACGTCTATCGCGGCTTCGACGCGGCCAGCGCGGACGAGGAAACGATCGCCTTTGCGCAGGACCACCTGCGAATCCTGTCAGGGCTCTACGGCGTGCTCCGCCCGCTCGATGCGATGCGGCCCTATCGGCTGGAAATGGGCACCGGCTGGAGCCCGAGCGGCGGCAAGCTGGTCGAGCATTGGGGCCGCAAGGTCGCCCGCGCGGTGCTGGATGACCTCAAGAGCGATTGCTCGGGCCTGCTGATGAACCTTGCCAGCAACGAATATTTTGCCGTGGTGCAGCCCTTCCTGCCCCGGAAGGGCGTGACCCTGGTCAGCCCCGACTTTCGGGTCCGGACCGCCAAGGGTCTGCAGTTCCAGAGCTTCACCGCCAAGGTCGCCCGCGGCACCATGGCCCGCTGGCTGTGCGAGGAAAGGATCGCCGACCGCGAGGCGGTGGAGGGCTTCAACCGCGACGGCTGGAAGCATGCTGCGGAAGGCAGCACGGCGGCGCGTCCGCTGTTTGTCCGCGACTAG
- a CDS encoding methyl-accepting chemotaxis protein: MATAGLEQVTEDAIRTVARSCGSLSIECSDVAGYVSDVSKSIGAHLKTLDGLEEVTTRLLADQARVSDSTDEARLLSEQAKAKLEAGREAIEQTIAGFKGLTELVVELGDRMAGFALAMSQVQSVSSTIEGIARKTNMLALNATIEAARAGDAGRSFAVVAAEVKKLAHDTRAATSQIGLTISELTREAGAVTSEIKTGVERSRAAQKGFGQIHETVREVSEIVGMVDRQTEGIAHSTSLIQNSVDRVKASLTDFAEDARDNGGALGVTQQRLAKLEMLSATMLDTLANSGAEIDDTPMIILAQDAMRAIAEVAERGVREGIITMDQIFDRQYVPIPGRNPVQYDNQFCDFADQHIRPLLDRYKLKDARILGSAITNVDGFLPTHLSERCNEPGPDPVWNDANCRNRRIFMDEQTRAAIESDKPAMLMTYRMELGDKSYPVKNVFVPLFVNGRRWGNFELAYREE; encoded by the coding sequence ATGGCTACCGCGGGTCTGGAACAGGTTACCGAAGACGCGATCCGTACCGTGGCGCGCAGCTGCGGTTCGCTGTCGATCGAATGCTCGGACGTTGCCGGCTATGTCAGTGACGTGTCCAAGAGCATCGGGGCCCACCTCAAGACGCTCGACGGGCTGGAGGAAGTCACCACCCGCCTGCTGGCCGACCAGGCCCGCGTGTCGGATTCGACCGATGAAGCGCGCCTCCTTTCAGAGCAGGCCAAGGCCAAGCTGGAAGCCGGCCGCGAGGCGATCGAACAGACCATCGCCGGCTTCAAGGGGCTGACCGAACTGGTGGTCGAGCTGGGGGACCGGATGGCCGGCTTCGCGCTCGCGATGAGCCAGGTCCAGAGCGTCTCCTCAACGATCGAGGGGATCGCCCGCAAGACCAACATGCTGGCGCTCAACGCCACGATCGAGGCGGCGCGGGCAGGGGATGCCGGGCGCAGCTTCGCGGTGGTCGCGGCCGAGGTGAAGAAGCTCGCCCACGACACCCGCGCGGCGACCAGCCAGATCGGCCTCACGATCAGCGAATTGACCCGCGAGGCAGGCGCCGTCACCAGCGAGATCAAGACCGGCGTCGAGCGCAGCCGAGCCGCGCAGAAGGGCTTCGGCCAGATCCACGAAACCGTTCGCGAAGTCAGCGAGATCGTCGGCATGGTCGACCGCCAGACCGAGGGTATCGCCCATTCGACCAGCCTGATCCAGAACAGCGTCGACCGGGTCAAGGCGAGCCTGACCGACTTCGCCGAGGATGCCCGCGACAATGGCGGCGCGCTGGGCGTCACGCAGCAGCGCCTGGCCAAGCTGGAGATGCTGTCGGCGACCATGCTCGACACGCTTGCCAACAGCGGCGCCGAGATCGACGACACGCCGATGATCATCCTTGCCCAGGATGCCATGCGGGCGATCGCCGAGGTGGCCGAGCGCGGCGTGCGCGAAGGTATCATCACGATGGACCAGATCTTCGACCGCCAATATGTGCCGATCCCCGGTCGCAACCCGGTCCAGTACGACAACCAGTTCTGCGACTTTGCCGACCAGCACATCCGTCCGCTGCTCGATCGCTACAAGCTCAAGGATGCGCGGATCCTGGGGTCCGCCATCACCAATGTCGACGGCTTCCTTCCGACGCACCTGTCGGAACGGTGCAACGAGCCGGGGCCCGATCCGGTGTGGAACGACGCCAACTGCCGCAACCGCCGCATCTTCATGGACGAACAGACCCGCGCCGCGATCGAAAGCGACAAGCCGGCGATGCTGATGACCTATCGCATGGAGCTGGGCGACAAGTCCTATCCGGTGAAGAACGTCTTCGTGCCGCTGTTTGTCAACGGCCGCCGCTGGGGTAATTTCGAGCTGGCGTACCGGGAAGAGTGA
- the gyrA gene encoding DNA gyrase subunit A has translation MKTSYLDYAMSVIVSRALPDVRDGLKPVHRRILYSASENGFVYNRPYRKSARIVGDVIGKYHPHGDTAIYDALARMTQDWSMRVPLIDGQGNFGSMDPDPPAAMRYTEARLAKVAGFLLDDLDKDTVNFQPNYDASEREPQVLPARFPNLLVNGAGGIAVGMATNIPPHNLGEVINACRAYIDDPAVTSEQLMEHVKGPDFPTGAIILGTAGIRSAYTAGRGSVVVRSRYKIEEGRGDRKSIVLTEIPYQQGKNALVEKIAEAAKEKRIEGVSDIRDESNREGVRVVIELKRDATPEVVLNQLWRHTPAQGSFPCNMLAIRGGRPETLALRDIIESFIKFREEVITRRSKFELMKARDRAHILLGLVVAVTNLDEVVRIIRGSASPAEAREALLSRDWPGDEIRPYIRLVEAVEAHAVGADYRLSETQVKAILDLRLHRLTALGRDEIGNELEGLATIITDLLEILGNRVRLYEVMREELDEVDREFSTPRKTELAAAFDGIDDEDLIEREDMVVTVTMTGYIKRTALSVFREQKRGGKGRSGIATKDEDAVTNLFVTSTHNPVLFFSNLGRVYRMKVWRLPEGGPTAKGRPMINLLPLQAGEVITTVLPLPEDEESWGALHLMFATAHGAVRRNSMDAFKNIPTAGKIAMKFGIADEGEEEDATDRLVGVALCSEGDDVLLATRNGKAIRFMSTAIREFQSRSSTGVRGVRLLGDDEVMSMSILRRVGTEAEEREAYLRSPRWRDNIGAEGLDEERYNFIADNEQFILTVTENGFGKRTSAYEYRRTGRGGQGITNIDTSERNGQVVASFPVKPGEQIMLATDQGKMIRTTVGSIRIAGRNTQGVMIFRVGSAEHVVSVARIDEEDEVEVEVADGEIAPDDGASTGEQELDKPVDPGIREE, from the coding sequence ATGAAGACCAGCTATCTCGACTATGCGATGAGCGTCATCGTCAGCCGCGCGCTGCCCGACGTGCGCGACGGGCTGAAGCCGGTCCACCGGCGCATCCTTTATTCGGCCAGCGAGAACGGATTCGTCTACAACCGGCCCTACCGCAAGTCGGCCCGCATCGTCGGCGACGTGATCGGTAAATACCACCCGCACGGCGACACCGCGATCTACGACGCGCTGGCCCGGATGACCCAGGACTGGTCGATGCGGGTGCCGCTGATCGACGGCCAGGGCAACTTCGGCTCGATGGATCCCGATCCGCCCGCCGCCATGCGCTACACCGAGGCGCGGCTGGCCAAGGTCGCGGGCTTCCTGCTCGACGACCTCGACAAGGACACGGTCAACTTCCAGCCCAACTACGACGCGTCCGAGCGCGAGCCGCAGGTCCTTCCGGCGCGCTTTCCCAACCTGCTGGTCAACGGCGCCGGCGGGATCGCGGTCGGCATGGCAACCAATATTCCGCCCCACAACCTCGGCGAAGTGATCAACGCCTGCCGCGCCTACATCGACGATCCCGCGGTGACGTCCGAGCAGTTGATGGAGCATGTGAAGGGGCCCGACTTCCCGACCGGTGCCATCATCCTCGGCACCGCCGGGATCCGCTCGGCCTACACCGCCGGGCGCGGCTCGGTGGTGGTGCGCTCGCGCTACAAGATCGAGGAAGGCCGGGGCGATCGCAAGTCGATCGTGCTCACCGAAATCCCCTACCAGCAAGGCAAGAATGCGCTGGTCGAGAAGATCGCCGAAGCCGCCAAGGAAAAGCGGATCGAGGGCGTATCCGACATCCGCGACGAATCGAACCGCGAGGGCGTCCGGGTCGTCATCGAACTGAAGCGCGACGCGACCCCCGAAGTGGTGCTGAACCAGCTCTGGCGGCATACCCCGGCGCAGGGCTCCTTCCCCTGCAACATGCTGGCGATCCGCGGCGGCCGGCCCGAAACGCTGGCGCTGCGCGACATCATCGAGAGCTTCATCAAGTTCCGCGAGGAAGTCATCACCCGCCGCTCGAAGTTCGAGCTGATGAAGGCGCGCGACCGGGCCCACATCCTGCTCGGGCTGGTGGTTGCAGTCACTAACCTCGACGAGGTGGTGCGGATCATCCGCGGCTCCGCTTCTCCCGCCGAGGCGCGCGAGGCGCTGCTTTCGCGCGACTGGCCGGGCGACGAGATCCGCCCCTACATCCGTCTGGTCGAAGCGGTCGAGGCCCATGCGGTCGGCGCCGACTATCGCCTCAGCGAAACGCAGGTGAAGGCGATCCTCGACCTGCGCCTCCATCGCCTCACCGCGCTCGGCCGTGACGAGATCGGCAACGAGCTCGAGGGGCTGGCGACGATCATCACCGACCTTCTCGAGATTCTCGGCAACCGCGTCCGCCTCTACGAGGTGATGCGCGAGGAGCTGGACGAGGTCGACCGCGAATTCTCCACCCCGCGCAAGACTGAGCTGGCGGCGGCGTTCGACGGGATCGACGACGAGGATCTGATCGAGCGTGAGGACATGGTCGTGACGGTGACCATGACCGGCTACATCAAGCGCACCGCTTTGTCGGTGTTCCGCGAGCAGAAGCGCGGCGGCAAGGGCCGTTCCGGCATCGCCACCAAGGACGAGGATGCGGTCACCAACCTGTTCGTGACATCGACCCACAATCCGGTGCTGTTCTTCTCCAACCTCGGCCGGGTCTACCGGATGAAGGTATGGCGCCTGCCCGAGGGCGGACCGACCGCCAAGGGCCGGCCGATGATCAACCTCCTGCCGTTGCAGGCAGGCGAGGTGATCACCACCGTCCTGCCGCTGCCCGAGGACGAGGAAAGCTGGGGCGCGCTGCACCTGATGTTCGCCACCGCCCATGGCGCGGTCCGCCGCAACAGCATGGACGCGTTCAAGAACATCCCCACCGCCGGCAAGATCGCGATGAAGTTCGGGATCGCCGACGAGGGCGAGGAAGAGGATGCGACCGACCGCCTGGTCGGCGTCGCATTGTGCAGCGAAGGGGACGACGTCCTGCTTGCCACCCGCAACGGCAAGGCGATCCGCTTCATGTCGACCGCGATCCGCGAATTCCAGTCGCGTTCGTCGACCGGCGTACGCGGAGTCCGGCTGCTCGGGGACGACGAGGTCATGTCGATGTCGATCCTGCGCCGCGTCGGCACCGAAGCGGAAGAGCGCGAAGCCTATCTGCGCAGCCCGCGCTGGCGCGACAACATCGGCGCCGAAGGGCTCGACGAGGAGCGCTACAACTTCATCGCCGACAATGAGCAGTTCATCCTGACCGTCACCGAAAACGGCTTCGGCAAGCGTACCAGCGCCTACGAATATCGCCGTACCGGCCGCGGTGGGCAGGGTATCACCAACATCGACACTTCGGAACGCAACGGCCAGGTTGTGGCGAGCTTCCCGGTCAAGCCGGGCGAGCAGATCATGCTTGCGACCGATCAGGGCAAGATGATCCGCACCACCGTCGGATCGATCCGGATTGCCGGCCGCAACACGCAGGGCGTGATGATCTTCCGCGTCGGTTCGGCCGAGCATGTGGTCTCGGTCGCGCGCATCGACGAGGAAGACGAGGTCGAGGTCGAAGTCGCCGACGGTGAGATCGCGCCCGACGATGGCGCCAGCACCGGCGAGCAGGAGCTCGACAAGCCGGTCGACCCGGGCATCCGCGAGGAGTGA
- a CDS encoding M48 family metallopeptidase, whose product MSGLRRRAMLAGAGAALVAAPGSARISPNSLKPLIGPGYRPVDTDEKGLWQQMERVEEEVAGSNLLIRDPALNSYLQGLIGKVGGPAAKDMRIYLARVPEFNAMMFPTGFTVFFSGLLLRMRDEAQLAGVIAHESSHFLLRHQIRSWRDMKRKTNIFAGLAMAAGMAGGVTGTYTGDLVRLAELGTILTLFRYSRQLEAESDALGVKLIADAGYAPLSMSETWDQLITELEWSAKERRKRVDRGYSLFATHPAPRERLKDLALSAQELTVPGRSYDRGRDRYLKALAPIRASLFDDQVRLNDPGASQYIVETLARDGWNGTLLFYRGEVHRLREGVQNQQAAALNYAQAVTYPDAPADAWRWHGVMLMKQGRVAEGRTALSRYLTMAPGAPDAPFVRQMIQG is encoded by the coding sequence ATGAGCGGGCTTAGGCGCCGCGCGATGCTGGCCGGGGCCGGCGCTGCACTGGTAGCGGCGCCCGGCTCCGCACGGATCAGCCCCAACAGCCTCAAGCCGCTGATCGGTCCCGGCTATCGCCCCGTCGACACCGACGAGAAGGGCCTGTGGCAGCAGATGGAGCGGGTCGAGGAGGAGGTCGCTGGCTCCAATCTCCTGATCCGCGACCCGGCGCTCAACAGCTATCTGCAGGGGCTGATCGGCAAGGTCGGCGGTCCGGCGGCCAAGGACATGCGCATCTATCTCGCGCGGGTGCCTGAATTCAACGCGATGATGTTCCCGACCGGGTTCACCGTCTTCTTCTCCGGCCTGCTTCTGCGCATGCGCGACGAGGCGCAGTTGGCCGGCGTCATCGCCCACGAAAGCAGCCACTTCCTGCTTCGCCATCAGATCCGAAGCTGGCGCGACATGAAGCGCAAGACCAACATCTTCGCCGGGCTGGCGATGGCGGCGGGAATGGCGGGCGGGGTCACCGGCACCTACACCGGCGACCTGGTCCGGCTGGCCGAACTCGGCACCATCCTCACCTTGTTCCGCTACAGCCGCCAGCTGGAGGCCGAGTCCGACGCGCTGGGGGTCAAGCTTATCGCCGACGCCGGCTATGCCCCGCTGTCGATGTCCGAGACCTGGGATCAGCTGATCACCGAGCTCGAATGGTCGGCCAAGGAACGTCGCAAGCGGGTCGATCGCGGCTATTCTCTGTTCGCCACCCATCCGGCCCCGCGCGAGCGGCTCAAGGATCTGGCCCTGTCGGCGCAGGAACTGACCGTGCCGGGCCGCAGCTACGACCGCGGTCGCGATCGCTATCTCAAGGCGTTGGCGCCGATCCGCGCCAGCCTGTTTGACGACCAGGTCCGGCTCAACGATCCCGGCGCCAGCCAGTACATCGTCGAGACGCTCGCCCGCGACGGTTGGAACGGAACCTTGCTCTTTTACCGGGGCGAGGTTCACCGCCTGCGCGAGGGCGTGCAGAACCAGCAGGCGGCGGCACTCAATTATGCCCAGGCCGTGACCTATCCCGACGCGCCGGCCGACGCGTGGCGCTGGCATGGCGTCATGCTCATGAAGCAGGGCAGGGTGGCGGAAGGGCGGACCGCCTTGTCGCGCTATCTCACCATGGCGCCAGGCGCCCCCGATGCGCCGTTCGTGCGCCAGATGATCCAGGGCTGA
- a CDS encoding host attachment family protein, producing MPIPNRALVLVVDGRKMLFFRNEGDTNQIDLRTEAHEERDDANHDGDLKTDAPGTSHSSVGSARSSMEETDFKQQEEDNWVKDVAEKLRLRALRGDFDHLCIVAPPKALGVLRKELHKEVEKRVVCTINKEMSGRPIPDIEALIVNHTKAEEPADV from the coding sequence ATGCCCATTCCCAATCGTGCGCTGGTTTTGGTGGTCGACGGCCGCAAGATGCTGTTCTTCCGCAATGAAGGCGACACGAACCAGATCGATCTTCGCACCGAGGCGCATGAAGAGCGCGACGATGCCAATCATGACGGCGATCTGAAGACCGATGCGCCCGGCACCTCGCACAGCAGCGTCGGATCGGCTCGATCCAGCATGGAAGAAACCGACTTCAAGCAGCAGGAGGAGGATAATTGGGTCAAGGACGTGGCCGAGAAGCTGCGCCTCCGCGCGCTTCGCGGTGACTTCGACCACCTCTGCATCGTCGCCCCGCCCAAGGCCCTCGGCGTGCTCCGCAAGGAATTGCACAAGGAAGTCGAGAAGCGCGTGGTCTGCACCATCAACAAGGAAATGAGCGGCCGCCCGATCCCCGATATCGAGGCGCTGATCGTCAACCATACCAAGGCGGAAGAGCCCGCCGACGTCTGA
- a CDS encoding AAA family ATPase: protein MRFSGTSDYVATDDLRVAVNAAVTLRRPLLVKGEPGTGKTVLAHEIAKALGAPLIEWHVKSTTRAHQGLYEYDAVARLRDGQLGEERVHDIRNYIKRGKLWEAFTAPKLPVLLIDEIDKADIEFPNDLLQELDRMEFHVYETGETVKAVERPIVVITSNNEKELPDAFLRRCFFHYIAFPDRVTMERIVEVHFPGLSKILLGKALDLFFDVRDVPGIKKKPSTSELLDWLKLLLHEDMPLEVLQDRDPTKAIPPLHGALLKNEQDVMLFERLAFMARRKG, encoded by the coding sequence ATGCGCTTTTCCGGAACCTCCGACTATGTCGCGACCGATGACCTGCGGGTCGCGGTCAATGCGGCCGTCACCCTTCGCCGGCCACTGCTGGTCAAGGGTGAGCCCGGCACTGGCAAGACCGTGCTCGCCCACGAGATCGCCAAGGCGCTCGGCGCCCCGCTGATCGAGTGGCACGTCAAGTCGACGACCCGCGCCCACCAGGGCTTGTATGAATATGACGCGGTGGCCCGGCTGCGCGACGGCCAGCTCGGCGAGGAGCGGGTCCACGACATCCGCAACTACATCAAGCGCGGCAAATTGTGGGAAGCCTTCACCGCCCCCAAGCTGCCGGTGCTGCTGATCGACGAGATCGACAAGGCCGACATCGAGTTTCCGAACGACCTCCTGCAGGAGCTCGATCGGATGGAATTCCACGTCTACGAGACGGGCGAGACGGTGAAGGCCGTCGAACGGCCAATCGTGGTGATCACCTCGAACAACGAAAAGGAGCTGCCGGACGCCTTCCTGCGCCGCTGCTTCTTCCATTACATCGCCTTCCCCGACCGCGTGACGATGGAGCGGATCGTCGAGGTCCACTTCCCCGGCCTCAGCAAGATCCTGCTGGGCAAGGCGCTCGACCTGTTCTTCGACGTCCGCGACGTGCCGGGGATCAAGAAGAAGCCGTCGACCAGCGAATTGCTCGATTGGCTGAAGCTGCTGCTCCACGAGGACATGCCGCTCGAGGTGCTTCAGGATCGCGACCCGACCAAGGCCATTCCGCCGCTCCACGGTGCGCTGCTCAAGAACGAGCAGGACGTCATGCTGTTCGAGCGGCTCGCCTTCATGGCCCGCCGCAAGGGTTGA
- a CDS encoding DUF6975 family protein produces MAQSGVVRQMGSAVAEAHAARLGAAGSFTHAHAADLAGPLAPYRARDLDDFVHLLCAVYGRQPTVIELALGSAPAAPVRAWLESASSAFERERLYLVRLTSAVGPIPSTPGAAETEAALLAQRHALETLARSERSGCALGAATALVADWAALRPLLDKVAARVGVEVPPCALPSEAKIADALECGAATVAAERAIRFGAEQLLLQQRALFDLLEARSEAREDV; encoded by the coding sequence ATGGCGCAATCGGGAGTGGTTCGGCAGATGGGTTCGGCGGTTGCCGAGGCTCATGCCGCCCGCCTCGGCGCAGCGGGGAGTTTCACCCACGCCCATGCCGCGGACCTCGCCGGGCCGCTCGCGCCCTATCGTGCCCGTGACCTCGACGATTTCGTGCATCTCCTGTGCGCGGTCTATGGCCGCCAGCCGACGGTGATCGAACTGGCGCTCGGAAGCGCGCCCGCGGCACCGGTCCGGGCCTGGCTCGAAAGCGCTTCGTCCGCCTTCGAGCGCGAGCGGCTGTACCTCGTCCGGCTGACTTCGGCCGTTGGCCCGATCCCGAGCACTCCGGGCGCGGCCGAGACCGAGGCGGCGCTGCTGGCCCAGCGCCATGCGCTGGAAACGCTCGCACGATCGGAACGCAGCGGCTGCGCGCTGGGCGCTGCGACCGCCCTGGTCGCCGACTGGGCGGCGCTTCGCCCCCTGCTCGACAAGGTCGCGGCGCGGGTAGGAGTGGAGGTGCCCCCTTGCGCCCTGCCCAGCGAGGCCAAGATCGCCGACGCGCTGGAATGCGGAGCGGCCACGGTCGCCGCGGAACGCGCGATCCGGTTCGGTGCGGAGCAATTGCTGCTCCAGCAGCGCGCCCTGTTCGACCTGCTCGAAGCCCGCAGCGAGGCGCGCGAGGACGTCTGA